A single genomic interval of Pseudomonadota bacterium harbors:
- a CDS encoding dienelactone hydrolase family protein — MARAAQDTATLPIPQEAFDWYDEYAHGLMTRREFMSRLAALATVAGLSLSTLTAALMPSYAQAEQVSFNDPAIFATYETFSSPRGHGEGRGYLVLPDTLREAGSAAAVLVVHENRGLNPYIKDVARRLAKAGFVAFAPDALYPKGGYPGNDDEGRTLQRSLEHRKIEQDFIAAAGWLKAHSRSSGKLGAVGFCFGGYIVNMLAAAIPEQLDAGVPFYGTPAAEQIRARVKGPLMVQLAGLDKRVNATWPPYEQALEVNGAEYVMHEYPDVNHGFHNDSTGRYNEAAAELAWSRTLEFFGEHLAS; from the coding sequence ATGGCCCGTGCCGCCCAAGATACTGCGACCTTGCCTATTCCCCAAGAGGCCTTTGATTGGTACGACGAGTACGCTCACGGGCTGATGACCCGGCGAGAGTTCATGAGCCGCTTAGCTGCTCTGGCGACCGTGGCCGGTTTGTCTCTGAGTACGCTGACCGCCGCGCTCATGCCCAGCTACGCTCAGGCCGAGCAGGTCTCCTTTAACGACCCTGCGATCTTCGCCACCTATGAGACCTTCTCCTCCCCGCGTGGCCACGGGGAAGGTCGCGGCTATCTGGTCCTCCCCGATACCCTGCGCGAGGCGGGGTCAGCTGCCGCCGTGTTGGTGGTACACGAGAACCGCGGCTTGAACCCCTACATCAAAGACGTAGCTCGCCGGTTGGCGAAGGCCGGGTTCGTCGCGTTCGCCCCCGACGCGCTTTACCCCAAGGGTGGCTATCCCGGAAACGATGATGAGGGACGCACGCTGCAACGGTCCCTCGAGCATCGAAAGATCGAACAAGACTTCATCGCCGCTGCCGGTTGGCTCAAGGCCCACTCCCGGTCGAGCGGCAAGCTTGGTGCGGTCGGGTTCTGCTTTGGCGGCTACATCGTGAACATGCTCGCCGCGGCCATCCCGGAGCAACTCGATGCGGGTGTGCCGTTCTACGGGACCCCTGCCGCTGAGCAGATTCGTGCCCGGGTCAAGGGCCCGCTGATGGTGCAGCTCGCAGGCCTAGACAAGCGGGTGAATGCGACCTGGCCGCCCTACGAGCAAGCGTTGGAAGTCAACGGTGCCGAATACGTGATGCATGAGTACCCGGACGTGAATCATGGATTTCACAACGATTCCACCGGTCGCTACAACGAAGCCGCGGCGGAACTCGCCTGGTCACGTACGCTGGAGTTCTTCGGCGAGCATCTGGCGAGCTGA
- a CDS encoding SDR family NAD(P)-dependent oxidoreductase: protein MSELNSAVVWITGASSGIGETMARRLTHSQLVLTARRTDRLEKLREELGSDRVMVCPGDVRNDLSPVLAPALERFGRLDAVIANAGFGVVGKVAKLAPEDLQRQLDVNLFGVLRTVQAAIPALQASRGRIGIVGSVAGYISLPGTSAYSISKFAVRALCDSLRAEVKGDGISVTHLAPGFVASEIRRVDNEGTFNPQAEDSVPTWLVMPTPKAAQIMLRAVETRKAEQVFTRHGRSSVWFARHFPGLMRMMIIRSGAKSRRAPQ, encoded by the coding sequence GTGAGTGAACTGAACAGTGCCGTGGTCTGGATCACCGGCGCATCCTCCGGAATCGGCGAAACCATGGCTAGGCGCTTGACGCACTCGCAGCTGGTGCTCACGGCCCGTCGCACGGATCGCTTGGAGAAGCTGCGCGAAGAGCTTGGGAGCGACCGAGTCATGGTCTGTCCAGGCGACGTACGCAATGATTTATCACCTGTCCTAGCGCCAGCTCTGGAGCGCTTTGGGCGCCTCGACGCGGTGATCGCCAATGCGGGCTTCGGTGTCGTGGGCAAGGTAGCCAAGCTGGCGCCGGAGGATCTGCAGCGCCAGCTGGACGTCAACCTGTTTGGCGTGCTGCGCACGGTGCAGGCGGCGATACCCGCGCTGCAGGCATCGCGGGGTCGCATCGGTATCGTCGGGAGCGTGGCAGGCTACATCTCCTTGCCGGGCACGTCGGCATACTCCATTAGCAAATTCGCTGTGCGCGCCTTGTGTGATTCCCTACGGGCCGAAGTCAAAGGCGATGGGATATCCGTGACCCATCTCGCCCCAGGTTTCGTGGCCAGCGAGATTCGTCGCGTCGACAACGAGGGCACCTTCAACCCGCAGGCAGAGGACAGTGTGCCCACGTGGCTCGTTATGCCTACACCGAAGGCGGCGCAGATCATGTTGCGAGCCGTGGAGACGCGCAAGGCGGAGCAGGTCTTCACCCGCCACGGTCGCAGCAGCGTGTGGTTTGCGCGCCACTTTCCGGGATTGATGCGGATGATGATCATTCGCTCCGGGGCGAAGTCGCGCCGGGCACCGCAGTAG